In a genomic window of Vigna angularis cultivar LongXiaoDou No.4 chromosome 6, ASM1680809v1, whole genome shotgun sequence:
- the LOC108320006 gene encoding probable ion channel SYM8 isoform X1, translating to MLKSNEEPSNLSLRKPPLKRSKTIANPRHTTSVSVTSNTPHFPVSVSDSDEQWNYPSFLRTTTKKKKPSFKPSNTHNLNLPKPSLVPPPPPIPAPPPPSSSSPPRSQHTITQYYNLSPILYLLVITSIVFVPHSAYLQYRLRKLENEKLHLCCEIDFCPDNRKTSIGKGDGSFSYVPNTDSRTVALYIVVVILILPFVLYKYLDYLPHIINCLRRTNDNKEDVPLKKRVAYMVDVFFSIYPYAKLLALLFATLFLIGFGGLALYAVTGGSFAEALWHSWTYVADSGNHAETEGTGQRIVSVSISSGGMLIFAMMLGLVSDAISEKVDSLRKGKSEVIEKNHILILGWSDKLGSLLKQLAIANKSVGGGVIVVLAEKEKEEMEMDIAKLEFDFMGTSVICRSGSPLILADLKKVSVSKARAIIVLASDENADQSDARALRVVLSLTGVREGLGGHVVVEMSDLDNEPLVKLVGGELIETVVAHDVIGRLMIQCALQPGLAQIWEDILGFENAEFYIKRWPQLDGLFFKDVLISFPDAIPCGVKVAADGGKIIINPDDSYVLRDGDEVLVIAEDDDTYAPGPLPEVCKGLCPRIRDPPKFPEKILFCGWRRDIDDMIMVLEALLAPGSELWMFNEVPEKEREKKLVDGGLDVSELENIKLVHREGNAVIRRHLEGLPLETFDSILILADESVEDSVAHSDSRSLATLLLIRDIQSRRLPYKDTKSTSLRLSGFSHNSWIREMQQASDRSIIISEILDSRTRNLVSVSRISDYVLSNELVSMALAMVAEDKQINRVLEELFAEEGNEMCIKPAEFYLFDQEELCFYDIMIRGRTRKEIVIGYRLANQDRAIINPSEKSEPRKWSLGDVFVVVAKGD from the exons ATGCTAAAGAGCAATGAGGAACCTTCCAATCTCAGTCTCAGGAAGCCACCCTTGAAGCGCAGCAAGACTATTGCCAATCCCAGGCACACAACCTCTGTCTCTGTAACTTCTAATACTCCCCATTTTCCTGTCTCTGTCTCTGATTCTGACGAGCAATGGAACTACCCTTCTTTCCTTCGCACCAccaccaagaaaaaaaaaccatcTTTCAAACCTTCCAACACCCACAACCTCAACCTTCCCAAACCCTCACTCGTTCCACCGCCGCCACCTATTCctgctcctcctcctccttcttcctccTCGCCACCTCGTTCCCAACACACCATAACTCAATACTACAACCTCTCTCCGATCTTGTATCTG CTTGTTATTACTTCTATTGTTTTTGTTCCCCATTCCGCTTATCTACAATATAGGCTCAGAAAATTGGAG AATGAGAAACTTCACCTGTGCTGCGAAATAGATTTTTGTCCTGACAATAGAAAGACATCTATCGGAAAAGGCGATGGTTCATTTTCTTATGTCCCGAACACTGACAGTAGAACAGTTGCTTTGTATATTGTGGTGGTCATCCTCATTTTGCCCTTTGTGTTGTACAAATATCTTGATTATCTTCCTCATATAATAAATTGCTTGAGGAGAACAAATGATAACAAGGAGGATGTACCATTGAAGAAGAGAGTTGCTTATATGGTAGATGTATTTTTCTCCATATATCCTTACGCAAAGCTACTTGCCCTTCTCTTCGCAACTCTATTTCTTATAGGATTTGGTGGTTTAGCTTTGTATGCTGTGACTGGCGGTAGCTTTGCTGAAGCTCTTTGGCATTCTTGGACTTATGTAGCCGACTCAGGAAATCATGCTGAAACTGAAGGAACCGGACAGAGGATTGTCTCTGTCTCAATTAGTTCAGGTGGTATGCTGATATTTGCTATGATGCTTGGACTTGTGTCAGATGCTATATCAGAAAAGGTAGATTCTCTCAGAAAAGGGAAGAGTGAAGTGATTGAAAAGAACCACATACTCATTCTTGGGTGGAGTGACAAATTG GGTTCACTTCTGAAGCAGCTAGCAATAGCAAATAAGAGTGTTGGTGGTGGTGTTATAGTAGTGCttgcagaaaaagaaaaggaggaaATGGAAATGGATATAGCAAAGCTTGAATTTGATTTCATGGGGACATCCGTGATTTGTAGAAGTGGCAGTCCTCTTATACTGGCTGACCTAAAGAAG GTTTCAGTTTCTAAGGCACGTGCAATTATTGTATTAGCTTCAGATGAAAATGCAGATCAG AGTGATGCACGTGCTTTGAGAGTTGTTCTTAGCCTAACAGGCGTAAGGGAGGGCTTAGGGGGTCATGTTGTTGTGGAGATGAGTGACCTTGACAATGAACCTCTAGTGAAACTTGTTGGCGGAGAACTCATTGAAACAGTTGTTGCACATGATGTAATTGGGCGTTTGATGATTCAATGTGCTCTACAGCCTGGCCTTGCACAG ATATGGGAGGATATTTTGGGATTTGAGAATGCCGAGTTTTACATCAAAAGGTGGCCTCAATTGGATGGTCTCTTTTTCAAAGATGTATTAATTTCATTTCCTGATGCAATACCTTGTGGAGTTAAGGTTGCTGCTGATGGGGGAAAGATTATCATCAATCCAGATGATAGTTATGTTCTGAGAGATGGGGATGAAGTCCTTGTCATAGCTGAGGATGACGACACTTATGCTCCAGGTCCTCTTCCAGAG GTATGTAAGGGACTTTGCCCGAGGATACGTGATCCACCTAAATTTCCAGAGAAGATACTATTTTGTGGCTGGCGCCGTGATATTGATGATATGATCATG GTTTTAGAGGCACTCTTGGCTCCTGGTTCAGAGCTTTGGATGTTCAACGAGGTCCCCgaaaaggaaagagagaagaagCTTGTTGATGGTGGACTTGATGTTTCTGAGCTAGAAAACATAAAACTTGTCCATAGGGAGGGGAATGCTGTAATTAGGCGGCACCTGGAGGGTCTTCCACTGGAGACTTTTGATTCT ATCCTTATTCTTGCAGATGAGTCAGTGGAGGACTCTGTTGCTCACTCTGACTCAAGGTCTCTAGCTACCCTTCTACTCATTCGTGACATACAG TCAAGACGCCTCCCATACAAAGACACGAAGTCAACTTCTCTGAGGTTATCTGGGTTCTCTCACAACTCTTGGATCCGTGAAATGCAGCAAGCTTCTGATAGATCAATTATAATTAGTGAAATTTTGGATTCTAGGACTAGAAATCTAGTGTCTGTCTCCAGAATCAGTGATTATGTGTTATCTAATGAGCTGGTTAGCATGGCACTAGCAATGGTAGCCGAAGACAAGCAAATCAACCGAGTTCTAGAGGAATTATTTGCAGAGGAG GGAAACGAGATGTGTATCAAACCAGCAGAGTTCTATTTATTTGACCAGGAAGAACTGTGCTTTTACGATATAATGATTAGGGGTCGAACAAGAAAGGAGATTGTTATCGGCTATCGCTTGGCTAACCAAGATCGAGCCATTATCAACCCTTCAGAAAAGTCAGAGCCAAGAAAATGGTCCCTTGGtgatgtttttgttgttgttgccaAAGGAGAttga
- the LOC108320006 gene encoding probable ion channel SYM8 isoform X2: MLKSNEEPSNLSLRKPPLKRSKTIANPRHTTSVSVTSNTPHFPVSVSDSDEQWNYPSFLRTTTKKKKPSFKPSNTHNLNLPKPSLVPPPPPIPAPPPPSSSSPPRSQHTITQYYNLSPILYLLVITSIVFVPHSAYLQYRLRKLENEKLHLCCEIDFCPDNRKTSIGKGDGSFSYVPNTDSRTVALYIVVVILILPFVLYKYLDYLPHIINCLRRTNDNKEDVPLKKRVAYMVDVFFSIYPYAKLLALLFATLFLIGFGGLALYAVTGGSFAEALWHSWTYVADSGNHAETEGTGQRIVSVSISSGGMLIFAMMLGLVSDAISEKVDSLRKGKSEVIEKNHILILGWSDKLGSLLKQLAIANKSVGGGVIVVLAEKEKEEMEMDIAKLEFDFMGTSVICRSGSPLILADLKKVSVSKARAIIVLASDENADQSDARALRVVLSLTGVREGLGGHVVVEMSDLDNEPLVKLVGGELIETVVAHDVIGRLMIQCALQPGLAQVAADGGKIIINPDDSYVLRDGDEVLVIAEDDDTYAPGPLPEVCKGLCPRIRDPPKFPEKILFCGWRRDIDDMIMVLEALLAPGSELWMFNEVPEKEREKKLVDGGLDVSELENIKLVHREGNAVIRRHLEGLPLETFDSILILADESVEDSVAHSDSRSLATLLLIRDIQSRRLPYKDTKSTSLRLSGFSHNSWIREMQQASDRSIIISEILDSRTRNLVSVSRISDYVLSNELVSMALAMVAEDKQINRVLEELFAEEGNEMCIKPAEFYLFDQEELCFYDIMIRGRTRKEIVIGYRLANQDRAIINPSEKSEPRKWSLGDVFVVVAKGD; the protein is encoded by the exons ATGCTAAAGAGCAATGAGGAACCTTCCAATCTCAGTCTCAGGAAGCCACCCTTGAAGCGCAGCAAGACTATTGCCAATCCCAGGCACACAACCTCTGTCTCTGTAACTTCTAATACTCCCCATTTTCCTGTCTCTGTCTCTGATTCTGACGAGCAATGGAACTACCCTTCTTTCCTTCGCACCAccaccaagaaaaaaaaaccatcTTTCAAACCTTCCAACACCCACAACCTCAACCTTCCCAAACCCTCACTCGTTCCACCGCCGCCACCTATTCctgctcctcctcctccttcttcctccTCGCCACCTCGTTCCCAACACACCATAACTCAATACTACAACCTCTCTCCGATCTTGTATCTG CTTGTTATTACTTCTATTGTTTTTGTTCCCCATTCCGCTTATCTACAATATAGGCTCAGAAAATTGGAG AATGAGAAACTTCACCTGTGCTGCGAAATAGATTTTTGTCCTGACAATAGAAAGACATCTATCGGAAAAGGCGATGGTTCATTTTCTTATGTCCCGAACACTGACAGTAGAACAGTTGCTTTGTATATTGTGGTGGTCATCCTCATTTTGCCCTTTGTGTTGTACAAATATCTTGATTATCTTCCTCATATAATAAATTGCTTGAGGAGAACAAATGATAACAAGGAGGATGTACCATTGAAGAAGAGAGTTGCTTATATGGTAGATGTATTTTTCTCCATATATCCTTACGCAAAGCTACTTGCCCTTCTCTTCGCAACTCTATTTCTTATAGGATTTGGTGGTTTAGCTTTGTATGCTGTGACTGGCGGTAGCTTTGCTGAAGCTCTTTGGCATTCTTGGACTTATGTAGCCGACTCAGGAAATCATGCTGAAACTGAAGGAACCGGACAGAGGATTGTCTCTGTCTCAATTAGTTCAGGTGGTATGCTGATATTTGCTATGATGCTTGGACTTGTGTCAGATGCTATATCAGAAAAGGTAGATTCTCTCAGAAAAGGGAAGAGTGAAGTGATTGAAAAGAACCACATACTCATTCTTGGGTGGAGTGACAAATTG GGTTCACTTCTGAAGCAGCTAGCAATAGCAAATAAGAGTGTTGGTGGTGGTGTTATAGTAGTGCttgcagaaaaagaaaaggaggaaATGGAAATGGATATAGCAAAGCTTGAATTTGATTTCATGGGGACATCCGTGATTTGTAGAAGTGGCAGTCCTCTTATACTGGCTGACCTAAAGAAG GTTTCAGTTTCTAAGGCACGTGCAATTATTGTATTAGCTTCAGATGAAAATGCAGATCAG AGTGATGCACGTGCTTTGAGAGTTGTTCTTAGCCTAACAGGCGTAAGGGAGGGCTTAGGGGGTCATGTTGTTGTGGAGATGAGTGACCTTGACAATGAACCTCTAGTGAAACTTGTTGGCGGAGAACTCATTGAAACAGTTGTTGCACATGATGTAATTGGGCGTTTGATGATTCAATGTGCTCTACAGCCTGGCCTTGCACAG GTTGCTGCTGATGGGGGAAAGATTATCATCAATCCAGATGATAGTTATGTTCTGAGAGATGGGGATGAAGTCCTTGTCATAGCTGAGGATGACGACACTTATGCTCCAGGTCCTCTTCCAGAG GTATGTAAGGGACTTTGCCCGAGGATACGTGATCCACCTAAATTTCCAGAGAAGATACTATTTTGTGGCTGGCGCCGTGATATTGATGATATGATCATG GTTTTAGAGGCACTCTTGGCTCCTGGTTCAGAGCTTTGGATGTTCAACGAGGTCCCCgaaaaggaaagagagaagaagCTTGTTGATGGTGGACTTGATGTTTCTGAGCTAGAAAACATAAAACTTGTCCATAGGGAGGGGAATGCTGTAATTAGGCGGCACCTGGAGGGTCTTCCACTGGAGACTTTTGATTCT ATCCTTATTCTTGCAGATGAGTCAGTGGAGGACTCTGTTGCTCACTCTGACTCAAGGTCTCTAGCTACCCTTCTACTCATTCGTGACATACAG TCAAGACGCCTCCCATACAAAGACACGAAGTCAACTTCTCTGAGGTTATCTGGGTTCTCTCACAACTCTTGGATCCGTGAAATGCAGCAAGCTTCTGATAGATCAATTATAATTAGTGAAATTTTGGATTCTAGGACTAGAAATCTAGTGTCTGTCTCCAGAATCAGTGATTATGTGTTATCTAATGAGCTGGTTAGCATGGCACTAGCAATGGTAGCCGAAGACAAGCAAATCAACCGAGTTCTAGAGGAATTATTTGCAGAGGAG GGAAACGAGATGTGTATCAAACCAGCAGAGTTCTATTTATTTGACCAGGAAGAACTGTGCTTTTACGATATAATGATTAGGGGTCGAACAAGAAAGGAGATTGTTATCGGCTATCGCTTGGCTAACCAAGATCGAGCCATTATCAACCCTTCAGAAAAGTCAGAGCCAAGAAAATGGTCCCTTGGtgatgtttttgttgttgttgccaAAGGAGAttga
- the LOC108320006 gene encoding probable ion channel SYM8 isoform X3 codes for MLKSNEEPSNLSLRKPPLKRSKTIANPRHTTSVSVTSNTPHFPVSVSDSDEQWNYPSFLRTTTKKKKPSFKPSNTHNLNLPKPSLVPPPPPIPAPPPPSSSSPPRSQHTITQYYNLSPILYLLVITSIVFVPHSAYLQYRLRKLENEKLHLCCEIDFCPDNRKTSIGKGDGSFSYVPNTDSRTVALYIVVVILILPFVLYKYLDYLPHIINCLRRTNDNKEDVPLKKRVAYMVDVFFSIYPYAKLLALLFATLFLIGFGGLALYAVTGGSFAEALWHSWTYVADSGNHAETEGTGQRIVSVSISSGGMLIFAMMLGLVSDAISEKVDSLRKGKSEVIEKNHILILGWSDKLGSLLKQLAIANKSVGGGVIVVLAEKEKEEMEMDIAKLEFDFMGTSVICRSGSPLILADLKKVSVSKARAIIVLASDENADQSDARALRVVLSLTGVREGLGGHVVVEMSDLDNEPLVKLVGGELIETVVAHDVIGRLMIQCALQPGLAQIWEDILGFENAEFYIKRWPQLDGLFFKDVLISFPDAIPCGVKVAADGGKIIINPDDSYVLRDGDEVLVIAEDDDTYAPGPLPEVCKGLCPRIRDPPKFPEKILFCGWRRDIDDMIMVLEALLAPGSELWMFNEVPEKEREKKLVDGGLDVSELENIKLVHREGNAVIRRHLEGLPLETFDSMSQWRTLLLTLTQGL; via the exons ATGCTAAAGAGCAATGAGGAACCTTCCAATCTCAGTCTCAGGAAGCCACCCTTGAAGCGCAGCAAGACTATTGCCAATCCCAGGCACACAACCTCTGTCTCTGTAACTTCTAATACTCCCCATTTTCCTGTCTCTGTCTCTGATTCTGACGAGCAATGGAACTACCCTTCTTTCCTTCGCACCAccaccaagaaaaaaaaaccatcTTTCAAACCTTCCAACACCCACAACCTCAACCTTCCCAAACCCTCACTCGTTCCACCGCCGCCACCTATTCctgctcctcctcctccttcttcctccTCGCCACCTCGTTCCCAACACACCATAACTCAATACTACAACCTCTCTCCGATCTTGTATCTG CTTGTTATTACTTCTATTGTTTTTGTTCCCCATTCCGCTTATCTACAATATAGGCTCAGAAAATTGGAG AATGAGAAACTTCACCTGTGCTGCGAAATAGATTTTTGTCCTGACAATAGAAAGACATCTATCGGAAAAGGCGATGGTTCATTTTCTTATGTCCCGAACACTGACAGTAGAACAGTTGCTTTGTATATTGTGGTGGTCATCCTCATTTTGCCCTTTGTGTTGTACAAATATCTTGATTATCTTCCTCATATAATAAATTGCTTGAGGAGAACAAATGATAACAAGGAGGATGTACCATTGAAGAAGAGAGTTGCTTATATGGTAGATGTATTTTTCTCCATATATCCTTACGCAAAGCTACTTGCCCTTCTCTTCGCAACTCTATTTCTTATAGGATTTGGTGGTTTAGCTTTGTATGCTGTGACTGGCGGTAGCTTTGCTGAAGCTCTTTGGCATTCTTGGACTTATGTAGCCGACTCAGGAAATCATGCTGAAACTGAAGGAACCGGACAGAGGATTGTCTCTGTCTCAATTAGTTCAGGTGGTATGCTGATATTTGCTATGATGCTTGGACTTGTGTCAGATGCTATATCAGAAAAGGTAGATTCTCTCAGAAAAGGGAAGAGTGAAGTGATTGAAAAGAACCACATACTCATTCTTGGGTGGAGTGACAAATTG GGTTCACTTCTGAAGCAGCTAGCAATAGCAAATAAGAGTGTTGGTGGTGGTGTTATAGTAGTGCttgcagaaaaagaaaaggaggaaATGGAAATGGATATAGCAAAGCTTGAATTTGATTTCATGGGGACATCCGTGATTTGTAGAAGTGGCAGTCCTCTTATACTGGCTGACCTAAAGAAG GTTTCAGTTTCTAAGGCACGTGCAATTATTGTATTAGCTTCAGATGAAAATGCAGATCAG AGTGATGCACGTGCTTTGAGAGTTGTTCTTAGCCTAACAGGCGTAAGGGAGGGCTTAGGGGGTCATGTTGTTGTGGAGATGAGTGACCTTGACAATGAACCTCTAGTGAAACTTGTTGGCGGAGAACTCATTGAAACAGTTGTTGCACATGATGTAATTGGGCGTTTGATGATTCAATGTGCTCTACAGCCTGGCCTTGCACAG ATATGGGAGGATATTTTGGGATTTGAGAATGCCGAGTTTTACATCAAAAGGTGGCCTCAATTGGATGGTCTCTTTTTCAAAGATGTATTAATTTCATTTCCTGATGCAATACCTTGTGGAGTTAAGGTTGCTGCTGATGGGGGAAAGATTATCATCAATCCAGATGATAGTTATGTTCTGAGAGATGGGGATGAAGTCCTTGTCATAGCTGAGGATGACGACACTTATGCTCCAGGTCCTCTTCCAGAG GTATGTAAGGGACTTTGCCCGAGGATACGTGATCCACCTAAATTTCCAGAGAAGATACTATTTTGTGGCTGGCGCCGTGATATTGATGATATGATCATG GTTTTAGAGGCACTCTTGGCTCCTGGTTCAGAGCTTTGGATGTTCAACGAGGTCCCCgaaaaggaaagagagaagaagCTTGTTGATGGTGGACTTGATGTTTCTGAGCTAGAAAACATAAAACTTGTCCATAGGGAGGGGAATGCTGTAATTAGGCGGCACCTGGAGGGTCTTCCACTGGAGACTTTTGATTCT ATGAGTCAGTGGAGGACTCTGTTGCTCACTCTGACTCAAGGTCTCTAG